DNA sequence from the bacterium genome:
TGAGCTGAAGCCAATATATTGAGAGTTCCTTCTACATTGACGAGAATAGTTAGGAGAGTATTGTCAACCACATACTTTACCCCCACTATTGCTGCAAGATGATAAACCGTGTCGCTTTTCTCAATTAGCGCATCAACGAGTTCCTTGTCCAGGATGTCTCCCTTTATGAAATGGAAATTTTTGTTAGATTTAGCTTTGGATAGATTAGCTTCGTTATCCTTGATGAAAAGATTATCCAGCGCAAAAACCTCGTGACCCAAAGATAGAAGGGCATCAACCAAATGAGAACCTATAAAACCTGCTCCTCCGGTAACTAATATTCTCATATGACCCTCCTGCGAAATCTTTCCTTAATTTTAAAAATTGCACAAAAAATTGCAAGCAAAAATTTTAAAAATTATTATAGTTTTGATCTTTCTCTCTTAAAGGAGAATGTTTTCAAAGGGGAAAAATAATGACATATTGCTTAACTGTTTCACGAGGGAAAGACTCTAAGGAGGTTATAGCTATGCCTTAGCCCAAGCGAAGAGGACTTTGTCTATTGCATTCCTTCTATTTGAAGGTTAGATTATATCTAAGAAAAATTCCAGATTCTAAGACAAGTTTAAAAATGTCTTTATTGTTTCTGTGAACCCTTTATTTTCTTTGCGATTTCCTTTAATTTCTCTATAAGGACGACCAAATCATTTTTTCTTGGCAAAAAGATATCTTTTAATGATATTTTCTCCAATTTTTGGAAGAAGATGAGAATGACGAAAAAAGCAAGGGAATAGGCAATTGAGGAGGCTATGCTCGCCCCAATTATCCCCCAGCGAGGGATTAGAAGGAAATCTAAAAGGATGGTTAAGATGGAACCAGTGAGACTTCCGTATAAGTTATATTGGGGGTAACCTCTACCGAGGATATGGTGTGCGAGAAAACCTGTATACATCCAGGATATTATGCCCGGGAGAAGGTAAGGAATGACAGAGATTGAGGGGCGAAACGCGGAACCGAATAGGAGGGGAATAATTAAAGGGGCGAAAAAATAGAGGATTAAAGCGGAAGGGAGGTAATAAAAGGGAAGAAGGCGGGTGAGTAAAGAGGTTAAACTCCTTGCCTCTTGAGGGGAAACAGATGAAACTTGGGGGAATAAAACGATGTGAATTGAAGCGGCGAAAAGCCGTAAAAGCTCTGTGTAGTTCACGCCGGTCATATATAACCCTACATGTCTAGCCCCTAAATACGCATTCACAACAAAGACATCAAATCGAGTATTGACCATCCACAGAATGTCTCCAAGGGAAATTACCGCGCCATATTTCAGCATGCCTTTTAATACTTCCCTATTAAGGTGAGGGGAAAAATGCTCTGGGCGAATCACATCGTTCAGGAAATAGAAAGATAAAGCGGTGCTAATGGGGATTAAAAACCACTCAGAGGCTAAAGCCCCCCATACTCCCCATTTCAGTAGGATTAGGAAAGAGGCAAGGAGGACAAGGCGAAAAAAGATGGAGAGCGTGTTTATTAGGAAAGAATAATTGAATCTTCTTAAAGCCAAAAGGCTATAGCTTAGAGGGGATAAGTAAACTGTTAATAAGCTGATGAGGAGAGAGACCCGTAGTAAAAGAGAGGGAACACCCTTGAGGAAAGAGGAGGCGAGGTAGGGAGTTAGAAGAATGAAAGCGAATGTCAGGGGAAAGAAAAAATAGAGGACGAAGGAACAGAATGACCCGATTATATCCTTTATTGGGTATTTCTTATTCGCGATGAAATATTCAAGGGCGATAGGGAGACCCAAGAGGACCATTACCTGGTAGAAGGAAAGGAAGGTCTGGAGGGTATTGACTATTCCTTTTCCCCTTGGACCCAAATAGCGAGCGACTATAATTGAGCCGACTATTCCCAAGACAAAGGAGAGAATCCTTGAAGCAAAGTGATAGATGACATTTACGCTGAAGGAAGGTGCGCTTCTATCTTTTCTTATGAGTTTTTCTATAGTCGTTCTAAACATTTAGAAAATCATAAAGAAATCAACGAGAAGGGTCTTCACTTTCCTATCCAAGATACCAGGTCGCGAGCAAGATATCATCTTTCCTTCATCTGCTATTTTCCTATAGTTTTTAGAAAATCTTGGCTTTGTTAAAAGAATAGAATCTCTATTTATTTTAACTATTTAACCTCCTTCTCGTTGCTTTTCTCTTCTCAAAAATTATGATAAAAGATAAAATCAAGTCAAGTTTTATACTTTTTGCTCATCTATTGATTCACTTTATTACTTTTTTGTTCATAGAGCTCTCAGCACTTGTATGATTCTCCAAGCTAGAT
Encoded proteins:
- a CDS encoding oligosaccharide flippase family protein, whose amino-acid sequence is MFRTTIEKLIRKDRSAPSFSVNVIYHFASRILSFVLGIVGSIIVARYLGPRGKGIVNTLQTFLSFYQVMVLLGLPIALEYFIANKKYPIKDIIGSFCSFVLYFFFPLTFAFILLTPYLASSFLKGVPSLLLRVSLLISLLTVYLSPLSYSLLALRRFNYSFLINTLSIFFRLVLLASFLILLKWGVWGALASEWFLIPISTALSFYFLNDVIRPEHFSPHLNREVLKGMLKYGAVISLGDILWMVNTRFDVFVVNAYLGARHVGLYMTGVNYTELLRLFAASIHIVLFPQVSSVSPQEARSLTSLLTRLLPFYYLPSALILYFFAPLIIPLLFGSAFRPSISVIPYLLPGIISWMYTGFLAHHILGRGYPQYNLYGSLTGSILTILLDFLLIPRWGIIGASIASSIAYSLAFFVILIFFQKLEKISLKDIFLPRKNDLVVLIEKLKEIAKKIKGSQKQ